Below is a genomic region from Phragmites australis chromosome 20, lpPhrAust1.1, whole genome shotgun sequence.
GCGCGCCGATGATGAGCTGCGGCCGGTTGCGCACGGCGAGCAGGTTCCGGAACGTGCCTTTGACAGCGCGAGCCACCTCGCTGGCCTCCTTCAGGTCCTCGAACTCGGCGTCCACCTTGTGCGTGCCGCGCACCTTCTCCAGCACGCGACGGGCCTCCTCGAGCTGCCCGCGCTCGACGAGGCTGTTGGGCGTCTCCGGCAGGAAGAGGGCGCCAACGAAGATGGCGGTGGCGGGGCCCATGGCGAGCCCCAGAGAGAGGCGCCACCCCCAGGGGTGCAGCCGGTCGGTGAAGTAGTTGATGATGTCGGCGACGAGGATGCCGAGACAGGTGGTGAGCTGGAAGAGCTGGTTGACGGCGCCGCGGATGCGGTACGGCGCGATCTCGGAGAGGTAGAGCGGGACGGCCTGGTTGCCGAACCCGATGCCCGCGCCGAGGAGCACGCGCCCGACGATGAGCATGGCGACGTTCATGGCAGCAGCGTTGATGGCGCCGCCGAGGAAGAAGCTGGCGGCGCCGACCATTATGCTGGCACGGCGGCCGCGGCGCTTGGTGACGTAGGAGGCGCCGAAGGTGGAGACGAGACCGGCGAAGTAGAGCGAGGAGGTGAAGAGCGTCAGCATCTGGTTGTCGTACTTGCAGTAGTCCGTCTCGTGCAGGTGCGCGTGCTTCCGCGCGTACACGTCCGGGAAGAACTTGATCAGGAAGTCATCCATGGACGTCACACCGCCTGGAGTGGACACGACCACCATCGACATACATCAATGTCAGGACGATGAAATAAAGCTCAGAAATTTGATCACTCTCTTCGTTGTTCTTCGATACATATGCAACTTTTCTGCCCGACTGAACTTGTAGGCCATCACAATTGTTTCAtttaaatcatatttttttcttcttctaggCAAGGCAGAGTATCAAGGCATAATTGCATAGGAGAGCAGAGTAGCAAGGCAGTTTTGTTTCCTTCTAGGCTTATACAGATTATACGAAGCATAGACATCATAATGGTCATATTTTCATCTTTTGGTTTAACCATGATTGAGGCCGTCCACAAAATTCGGATCAGAATATTCTTCTGAatttgcaacattttttttcaaaatcttttacAAGAAATTGTTCAGTGCCAATCAATTGACGAGCATTTCGCAAACCACATAAAGAACTCAGAGACGAACAAACTTCAGAGAAACAGAGTAGAACAACCAGAAGAAAGGAAGGGTAATTCGTAGAAATACTAACTGGATACTCCGAGATCATAGCCGAAGAGGGATCCACCGAAGGAGCCAACGATGCAGGCGAGGATGAAGTAGCCGGTGATCTTCCCCTCGTAGAACTCCGCCCTCCCGGCGCCaacctcgccgccggcgaatCCGCCCGCCATCTCTCTCGTGTCCGCTCTACCGTCTCCTATCCCCTTTCAAACTCCCTCACAGTCGCACCAAAGAACAAGTTCCTCTGTTTAACTCTTGGCACACATTTCTCAGCCTCGCTGTTCTCAAAGAGAGAAAACAGAGAGCGCACAAGTCAACAAAGGGAGCCAAGGAGCTGACAAGAGAGAGGAACACAAAGACAGCAATCGCTGAAGAAAGATACCTCTCCGTTCTTGAATTCGTGAGCAAGCAGGGATTAAACAAATGAACAGCCGGTCGCTTGTTTTGTTTCTCCAAggagccagccagccagccagcgcCTATCCTGGTAATCTAATCTGTGGCGCCGATCTGATCGATCAGGGGAGGAACGGCACGCACAGCGGAGCAGAGGAATCAGGGGAGAGAGTGAGGAGGCTGGCGGGAGGTCGTTGGGGGCGGAGGGTTTCATGGGGGCACCCCGGGTCTTCTGCCGACGAGGGAGgggtttggattttggttcGGCGTGCAACTGCAGATGTGGATGAGTGGTTGAACGATCTGTATTCTCTGCAATAAAATGTATTAGGATCTCTTCTTAATCGTCagataaaaaaacaacaaatcAGATCAGATATTACAGTGCCACTGCAAATCACTGTTTACCTATTAATATTTCACTGTTTCAGCTGCTACAGTAAAATACATCCACTTCTTCGCTGCAGAGGATCCAGGTCCGTGGTTTGACTGATTGCTCGGTTCATCGCGTCTGCCTGCATGGGGCTGTGGCAGGGAAAAACGTGCTAATCCGATCGAAATGTCTGCCTGCCGCAGCGGTGCGAGAGATATGGAAACACTATGCTGAGTCAACAGCTAGCCGCTAACTCCTCGAATGGTCGTGTATTTTGAGCCGAACGACTGATCAGTAATCGGTTGGTTGTGTCTATGATGACGGGCTGACGAAATGAGACATGGTATGGTTTAGCTTCGCCACTGTATAATCTATGCAAATCGACGACGTCATCAGATATAAGATTAGTTTAATGTCATGCAAAGTGGTGTAAATTGGAGAGTGCGTTTAGTGTGATGATAAATACACTTATATAGAttagatgatattttttaactttgCGATCATTGCATTGTATTGAGCGATAGTGCGCTAAAATATTTCTTTGTAAAGTGCAGATTTGTCACATATTGTATTCTAATAGTTTTTGAAATCAAATAGTGTATTCTTACCGTTGATATTTAGTCGAACCTAGCAGAAACACTGAATCTAGTTGTGTGTGTGTGCCTTGAGGTACCTGTAGCATTTTTTTTAAGCAAGTATGGCAAGTTGGATAAAACAAGTAGGAAGTAGATGCCAGACGGCTGTTTTTCTTTGTGGGGTTGGAGTTCACACGATGGGGTGCAGTGTGAGTGAGCAGTGCCAAATGTTAGTTCTGTTTTTAGTCTTATTAGAGGGTGTGACTGTGAGGACAATTTCTGTTACGATACTCTGATGGTTTTTTTATATTCCCTTCAGTTTAAAATAAGTATTTCCTTTGTTTAAAAATAATAGACATATTTTATTTCAGAAAAATCAAATTTATgtattttgattaatatttaatcaaattataggAATGTCTAATGTATAAAAACTATATAACTAGATTCAcatt
It encodes:
- the LOC133902128 gene encoding sugar transport protein 14-like, with the translated sequence MAGGFAGGEVGAGRAEFYEGKITGYFILACIVGSFGGSLFGYDLGVSSGVTSMDDFLIKFFPDVYARKHAHLHETDYCKYDNQMLTLFTSSLYFAGLVSTFGASYVTKRRGRRASIMVGAASFFLGGAINAAAMNVAMLIVGRVLLGAGIGFGNQAVPLYLSEIAPYRIRGAVNQLFQLTTCLGILVADIINYFTDRLHPWGWRLSLGLAMGPATAIFVGALFLPETPNSLVERGQLEEARRVLEKVRGTHKVDAEFEDLKEASEVARAVKGTFRNLLAVRNRPQLIIGALGIPAFQQLSGMNSILFYSPVIFQSLGFGSSAALYSSIITGSMLVVGALISMVTVDRLGRRFLFIEAGIQMISSMVVVAVILALKFGHGEELTKGVSTVLVVVICLFVVAYGWSWGPLGWLVPSELFPLEMRSAGQSVVVCVNLFWTAAVAQCFLAALCHLRWGVFVLFAALIVVMSIFIILLLPETKQVPIEEIWMLFDKHWYWKRIVRKDPKYQGNLHQQQEVAATTAGNAGVKSSSDV